Proteins encoded in a region of the Anoxybacillus amylolyticus genome:
- a CDS encoding bifunctional cobalt-precorrin-7 (C(5))-methyltransferase/cobalt-precorrin-6B (C(15))-methyltransferase, giving the protein MQPIKLIGIGADGKQSLPPLYEQWIYESELLIGGERHLSFFPDYQGETIVIQSGLASLVERLRQEMKRTVILASGDPLFYGIGSYLSSKLPIEVYPAVSSVQWAFAKMGEKWHDAAFISVHGRPLKGLAQRIDGLEKVAILTDAANSPAVIANYLLSYGMTEYRAFVGEHLGAPDERCRFFSLEEMVNTEFLPLNIVILQKTKEGSTWSLGIEDDEFFQRKPEKGLITKKEVRVLSISAMKLERTSTVWDIGTCTGSVAIEAAKIARDGAVFAIEKNEHDIAICRKNMQKFRTDFTLVHGRAPDHLHEFPDPDAIFIGGTSGEMAPLLDVCCKRLKKNGRMVINAVTLDTLHEALEGLKNRGFHTDVTLAQFARSKPILQLTRFDALNPIFIISAYRKDDSK; this is encoded by the coding sequence ATGCAGCCGATTAAACTCATCGGAATCGGAGCAGATGGAAAACAAAGCTTGCCTCCGTTATACGAGCAGTGGATTTACGAAAGCGAATTATTAATTGGAGGAGAGCGTCATCTTTCATTTTTTCCAGATTATCAAGGAGAAACAATCGTCATTCAAAGTGGACTTGCTTCCCTTGTCGAGCGACTGCGCCAAGAAATGAAACGAACGGTCATTTTAGCTTCTGGCGACCCGTTGTTTTATGGCATTGGCAGCTATTTATCAAGCAAACTTCCAATCGAAGTGTATCCAGCCGTTAGCTCAGTGCAATGGGCATTTGCCAAAATGGGCGAAAAATGGCATGATGCAGCTTTTATTAGCGTCCACGGCCGCCCGCTCAAAGGATTGGCACAACGGATTGACGGATTGGAGAAAGTAGCGATTTTAACCGATGCGGCAAACTCGCCAGCCGTCATTGCTAATTATTTACTTTCGTACGGAATGACGGAATATCGCGCATTTGTCGGTGAGCATTTAGGTGCACCGGATGAGCGCTGTCGCTTTTTTTCGTTAGAAGAGATGGTGAATACCGAGTTTCTTCCTTTAAATATAGTTATTTTGCAAAAAACAAAAGAAGGTTCTACTTGGTCTTTAGGTATTGAAGACGATGAATTTTTTCAGCGCAAACCAGAAAAAGGGTTGATTACGAAAAAAGAAGTCCGGGTGTTGAGCATTAGCGCAATGAAGCTAGAGCGGACGAGCACCGTCTGGGATATTGGGACATGCACTGGCTCAGTCGCTATTGAAGCAGCGAAAATCGCGCGCGACGGGGCGGTGTTTGCGATTGAAAAAAATGAACATGATATTGCCATTTGCCGAAAAAATATGCAAAAATTCCGTACCGATTTTACACTCGTTCACGGGCGAGCACCAGATCATTTGCATGAATTTCCCGACCCCGACGCTATTTTTATCGGCGGAACGTCCGGTGAAATGGCGCCGCTTCTTGACGTTTGTTGCAAGCGGTTAAAGAAAAACGGACGAATGGTCATCAATGCCGTGACGCTCGATACGCTGCATGAAGCGCTCGAAGGGTTAAAGAACCGCGGGTTTCATACAGACGTAACGCTTGCCCAATTTGCAAGAAGCAAACCGATTTTGCAACTGACGCGCTTTGATGCGTTAAATCCGATTTTTATTATTTCTGCATATAGAAAGGACGACAGCAAATGA
- a CDS encoding cobalt-precorrin-5B (C(1))-methyltransferase produces MMGEKQLREGYTTGACATAATKAALTALITGIPPTEATIYLPVGRWVTFSIERCDLQATSATAVVIKDGGDDPDATHGASIVATVSWTTGTSIELDGGEGVGRVTKPGLPVPVGEAAINPVPRKMITETARQVLEQYEITSGVRIVISVPNGVEIAKKTLNARLGIIGGISILGTRGIVVPFSTSAYRASIVRAIEVAKATGCDHVVITTGGRSEKYAMKQYAHLPEEAFIEMGDFVGFTLKQCKKHQMKTVSMVGMMGKFSKVAQGVMMVHAKSAPVDFHFLSAVAEEAGAPSELIQAIREANTASQVGDWMQAAGHLRFFDKLCDYCCQSALKEVGGGLTIETTLYTLDGQWLGKAVRHDAAD; encoded by the coding sequence ATAATGGGGGAAAAACAGTTGCGGGAAGGCTATACGACAGGTGCTTGCGCCACGGCGGCAACGAAAGCGGCGCTAACAGCCCTCATCACCGGAATCCCGCCAACGGAAGCAACGATTTATTTGCCAGTCGGACGATGGGTGACCTTCTCCATCGAACGATGCGATCTTCAAGCTACTTCTGCAACGGCCGTTGTCATAAAAGACGGTGGGGATGACCCGGACGCAACTCATGGTGCGTCGATCGTTGCGACAGTATCATGGACGACTGGAACGAGCATTGAGCTAGATGGTGGAGAAGGGGTTGGACGGGTGACCAAACCAGGCCTCCCTGTTCCGGTTGGAGAAGCAGCCATCAATCCCGTGCCGCGCAAAATGATTACAGAAACTGCTCGCCAAGTGCTAGAACAATACGAAATAACAAGCGGGGTGCGTATCGTCATTTCCGTGCCGAATGGAGTGGAAATTGCGAAAAAAACATTAAACGCTCGGCTTGGAATTATTGGCGGCATTTCGATTTTAGGGACGCGCGGCATTGTCGTTCCATTTTCGACTTCTGCCTATCGAGCAAGTATTGTTCGCGCTATTGAAGTAGCGAAAGCAACTGGTTGTGACCATGTTGTCATCACAACGGGAGGGCGAAGTGAAAAATATGCGATGAAGCAGTACGCTCACTTGCCAGAAGAGGCGTTTATTGAAATGGGCGATTTCGTCGGCTTTACGCTCAAACAATGCAAAAAGCATCAGATGAAAACGGTGTCGATGGTTGGAATGATGGGGAAGTTTTCAAAAGTGGCGCAAGGGGTGATGATGGTGCACGCCAAAAGTGCACCTGTCGACTTCCACTTTTTATCCGCAGTCGCTGAAGAAGCAGGGGCTCCGTCAGAACTCATACAAGCGATACGTGAAGCAAATACAGCTTCACAAGTCGGCGATTGGATGCAGGCAGCTGGCCATTTGCGCTTTTTTGACAAGCTGTGCGATTACTGCTGTCAGTCGGCATTAAAAGAAGTTGGCGGCGGGCTGACGATCGAAACAACGCTATATACGTTAGATGGTCAATGGTTAGGAAAGGCGGTGCGGCATGATGCAGCCGATTAA
- a CDS encoding precorrin-8X methylmutase — MDFRTEFRPLTVQPQQIEAKSFQIIDEEIGEHAFTHDQYPIVQRVIHASADFALGKSLLFHPNAVEAGIQAIRSGKKVVADVQMVQVGVNKARIEKFGGSVHVYISDPDVIEEAKRLNTTRAIVAMRKAVREAEGGIFAIGNAPTALLELIRLIKEGEARPGLVIGLPVGFVSAAESKEELAKLDVPFITNIGRKGGSTVTVAALNALSILAERG; from the coding sequence ATGGATTTTCGTACCGAGTTTCGTCCACTCACCGTCCAACCGCAACAAATCGAAGCAAAAAGCTTCCAAATCATTGATGAAGAAATTGGCGAGCATGCTTTTACGCATGACCAATATCCAATCGTTCAACGAGTCATTCATGCTTCAGCTGATTTTGCATTAGGAAAAAGCTTACTGTTTCATCCAAACGCCGTCGAAGCAGGGATTCAAGCGATCCGTTCAGGCAAAAAAGTCGTTGCCGACGTACAAATGGTACAAGTCGGCGTGAACAAAGCGCGAATTGAAAAGTTCGGCGGAAGCGTTCACGTCTACATTTCCGACCCAGACGTTATCGAAGAAGCGAAACGATTAAACACTACCCGCGCGATTGTTGCGATGCGAAAAGCGGTGAGAGAAGCGGAGGGAGGGATTTTTGCCATCGGCAACGCTCCGACGGCGTTATTAGAACTCATTCGCTTAATCAAAGAAGGAGAGGCGCGCCCTGGACTAGTCATCGGGCTACCGGTTGGTTTTGTATCGGCTGCAGAGTCAAAAGAAGAGCTGGCGAAACTAGACGTTCCGTTCATTACGAACATCGGTCGCAAAGGTGGAAGCACCGTGACGGTTGCGGCACTTAATGCGCTTTCGATTTTAGCAGAGCGAGGGTAA
- the cobK gene encoding precorrin-6A reductase, whose protein sequence is MIIVLAGTSDARQLALAIQTEGYPVMATVVTEHAAEQLRQAGLSVHVGRLTAEQLAELLQAKKAKAVVDASHPFAEEASKNAMQAASAANVPYIRYERKAASVISEQVTFVDNYEEAAEYAAQKKGVVMLTTGSKTLHIFANRLLGLPNVRVIARMLPRKDNMEKCEQLHFPQENIVAMQGPFTKELDLALFKHFGVTLVITKESGQIGSVYEKIAAAKELGIETVVIRRPAIDYGTVYSEFPDIISAIRQLVPREEL, encoded by the coding sequence ATGATTATCGTTTTAGCAGGAACGAGCGATGCGAGGCAGCTGGCGCTCGCGATTCAAACCGAAGGGTATCCTGTCATGGCGACTGTCGTAACGGAACATGCAGCAGAACAATTGCGACAAGCTGGTTTATCTGTCCATGTGGGGAGGTTAACCGCAGAACAACTAGCTGAGCTTTTGCAAGCGAAAAAAGCAAAAGCAGTCGTCGATGCGAGCCATCCGTTTGCCGAAGAAGCGTCGAAAAACGCTATGCAGGCAGCTTCTGCTGCCAACGTGCCATACATTCGCTATGAGCGAAAAGCGGCATCGGTTATTTCCGAACAAGTGACGTTTGTCGATAATTATGAAGAAGCTGCCGAATATGCGGCACAAAAAAAAGGAGTGGTGATGCTCACCACCGGAAGCAAGACGTTGCACATTTTCGCCAACCGTTTGCTCGGGTTGCCAAATGTGCGCGTCATTGCCCGGATGCTTCCACGGAAAGATAACATGGAAAAATGCGAACAGCTACATTTTCCACAAGAAAACATTGTCGCGATGCAAGGACCGTTTACAAAAGAGCTCGATCTCGCACTATTCAAACATTTTGGCGTGACGTTAGTTATTACAAAAGAAAGCGGACAAATTGGTTCTGTCTATGAAAAAATTGCCGCGGCAAAAGAATTGGGCATCGAAACGGTCGTGATTCGCCGCCCAGCGATTGACTATGGCACCGTATACTCGGAATTTCCCGACATCATTTCCGCAATACGTCAACTTGTACCAAGAGAGGAGTTGTAA
- a CDS encoding sirohydrochlorin chelatase: MEAILFVGHGSRDQEGNDQVVQFVEQLRLDIDAQFHIETCFLEFGLPTIAEGMTNCVKAGAKKIVVIPLILLSAGHSKLHIPQAIDEAKERYPHVNIIYGRPIGIHEQTFTILQERLQEIGEQVEAPGPHTAILLLGRGGSDPDANSDLYKIARLFWEQTNYSLVEPAFMGVTNPLLAEGVERCIKLGAKKIVILPYFLFTGVLIKRLERNVSELRLRYPDIQFSLAEYFGFHPKLKTIVLDRVEEALSQTVSMNCDLCQYRLHMAEHHHHHHHHH; encoded by the coding sequence GTGGAAGCCATTTTATTTGTCGGGCACGGAAGCCGTGACCAAGAAGGGAACGATCAAGTCGTTCAGTTTGTCGAACAACTTCGTTTGGATATCGATGCGCAATTTCATATCGAAACATGTTTTTTAGAGTTTGGCTTGCCGACAATCGCCGAAGGGATGACAAACTGCGTCAAGGCAGGTGCTAAGAAAATCGTGGTCATTCCACTTATTTTGCTTTCGGCAGGTCATTCGAAGCTACATATTCCTCAAGCGATCGATGAAGCAAAAGAGCGGTATCCGCACGTAAACATCATCTATGGACGCCCCATTGGCATTCATGAGCAAACGTTTACGATTTTACAAGAAAGATTGCAAGAAATTGGCGAACAAGTGGAAGCACCTGGCCCGCACACAGCCATTCTTTTGCTCGGGCGCGGAGGAAGCGACCCGGATGCGAATAGCGATTTATACAAAATCGCTCGCCTATTTTGGGAACAAACGAACTATTCGCTTGTGGAGCCGGCATTTATGGGAGTAACCAATCCATTGCTCGCGGAAGGGGTTGAACGTTGTATAAAGCTTGGCGCTAAAAAAATTGTAATTCTACCATACTTTTTATTTACGGGTGTGCTTATCAAACGGCTAGAACGAAACGTGTCAGAGCTTCGCCTCCGCTATCCGGACATACAATTTTCATTAGCGGAATATTTCGGTTTTCATCCAAAGCTAAAGACGATTGTATTGGATCGGGTAGAGGAGGCGCTCAGTCAAACGGTGTCCATGAACTGTGATCTTTGCCAATACCGGCTTCATATGGCGGAGCACCACCATCATCATCACCATCATCATTAA
- the cobJ gene encoding precorrin-3B C(17)-methyltransferase, which produces MRGKLLVIGFGPGSVDHMTKRAREAIEESDVIIGYKTYVELVADLIGDKPVISTGMTEEVSRAQEAVKWAERGKKVAVISSGDAGVYGMAGLIYEVLIEKGWTKDSRIEVEVIPGISAIHSCGALLGAPIMHDACTISLSDHLTPWTLIEKRIEAAAAADFVIALYNPKSGRRTQQIVEAQQILLRYRRPNTPVGLVKSAYRERQQIVLTDLEHMLEHDIGMLTTVIIGNSSTFVHDGLMITPRGYQRKYTLTALEQPLKPHERLRKEAEPWALDQTKPNVRAIAEEAVQKFARQQKQPTSIFEVAVSPGVANKTFSSQQLLVLAELVGDKGTITYTPEHYIKLEIQTDDPAYIVDRLKEAQFLLAPVGDVLTIKACDFCDGEKKEAIPYAEKLHAQFGGMALPKELKIGFNGCGMACYGAVREDIGIVYRKGAFDLFLGGKTIGRNAHPGQLVAEGIPPHEIVATVACIIQQYKEHGHPNERFHKFFERNKQVGGFMYQKQPVPLEVPVCGE; this is translated from the coding sequence ATGCGCGGGAAACTGCTCGTCATCGGATTTGGCCCAGGCAGTGTTGACCATATGACAAAGCGAGCGCGGGAAGCGATTGAAGAAAGCGATGTAATCATCGGATATAAAACGTATGTGGAGCTTGTTGCTGATTTAATCGGTGACAAGCCGGTGATTAGCACAGGGATGACAGAAGAAGTAAGCCGGGCGCAAGAAGCAGTAAAATGGGCAGAACGAGGAAAAAAAGTAGCGGTCATTTCAAGCGGGGATGCGGGCGTATACGGAATGGCAGGTCTTATTTATGAAGTATTAATTGAAAAAGGATGGACGAAAGATAGCCGTATCGAAGTCGAAGTCATTCCTGGCATTTCCGCCATTCACTCATGTGGTGCACTATTAGGCGCACCGATTATGCACGATGCGTGCACGATTAGCTTAAGCGACCACTTAACACCGTGGACGCTCATCGAAAAACGCATCGAAGCAGCGGCGGCGGCAGATTTTGTCATCGCCCTGTACAATCCGAAAAGCGGCCGACGAACGCAGCAAATCGTCGAAGCGCAACAGATTTTGCTGCGCTACCGCCGCCCGAACACACCGGTTGGTCTAGTGAAAAGCGCCTATCGCGAACGGCAACAAATTGTTTTAACCGACCTAGAACATATGCTTGAGCACGACATCGGCATGTTAACTACTGTAATTATCGGCAACTCGTCAACATTTGTGCACGACGGCTTGATGATTACCCCGCGCGGCTATCAACGAAAATATACGTTAACTGCCCTTGAACAACCGCTCAAACCGCATGAACGGTTGCGCAAAGAAGCAGAGCCGTGGGCGCTTGACCAAACAAAACCGAACGTCCGTGCAATAGCAGAAGAAGCAGTCCAAAAATTCGCTCGCCAACAAAAACAACCTACTTCCATTTTTGAAGTAGCCGTCAGTCCAGGAGTAGCGAACAAAACGTTTTCGTCGCAACAACTGCTCGTATTAGCCGAACTTGTCGGCGACAAAGGAACGATAACGTATACACCAGAGCATTATATAAAACTAGAAATACAAACGGACGACCCTGCGTATATCGTCGATAGATTAAAAGAGGCACAGTTTTTGCTTGCGCCAGTTGGTGATGTTCTAACCATTAAAGCGTGCGACTTTTGCGATGGCGAGAAAAAAGAGGCGATTCCATACGCAGAAAAGCTGCACGCACAATTTGGCGGCATGGCGCTTCCGAAAGAATTAAAAATCGGATTTAACGGCTGTGGCATGGCATGTTATGGAGCAGTGCGTGAAGATATTGGCATCGTTTACCGAAAAGGAGCATTTGACTTATTTTTAGGCGGGAAAACGATTGGACGGAACGCTCATCCAGGTCAACTTGTCGCAGAAGGCATTCCGCCGCATGAAATCGTAGCAACCGTGGCTTGTATTATTCAACAATATAAAGAACATGGTCACCCGAACGAGCGATTTCATAAATTTTTTGAACGAAACAAGCAAGTAGGCGGATTTATGTACCAAAAACAACCGGTGCCATTAGAAGTGCCTGTTTGCGGAGAATAG
- a CDS encoding HoxN/HupN/NixA family nickel/cobalt transporter, whose amino-acid sequence MEWMAYAVLAIFLGMRHGMDSDHVAAIADMVGSETQRKKQVSLGIMYAIGHGLIVFLMGMIAIFIGFHLPAAAAQMIERVVGFTLIVLGGMMLFSLFYKNEAKSRLQVIYELVHSLARRFSKKNDSIRSMSLLRFGWISAFVIGIIHGIGVESPTQLAILTHAAGKEESIAVLQLSLFVLGLLAATIAMTFCLSWGFMKARMRETLFFLLGTLTSVYSLWLGASIIIETWKGGV is encoded by the coding sequence ATGGAGTGGATGGCATATGCGGTATTAGCTATTTTTCTCGGAATGAGACATGGAATGGATAGCGACCATGTCGCGGCGATTGCCGATATGGTCGGAAGCGAAACACAGCGCAAAAAACAAGTGTCGTTAGGCATCATGTACGCCATTGGACACGGCCTTATCGTTTTTTTGATGGGAATGATTGCAATTTTTATCGGGTTCCATTTACCGGCGGCGGCTGCGCAAATGATTGAACGGGTCGTCGGCTTCACATTAATCGTTCTTGGCGGGATGATGCTGTTTTCCCTTTTTTATAAAAATGAAGCCAAAAGTCGCTTGCAAGTAATCTATGAACTCGTTCATTCGCTCGCTCGGCGATTTTCGAAAAAGAACGACTCTATTCGTTCGATGTCTTTGCTTCGTTTCGGCTGGATTAGCGCTTTTGTCATCGGCATTATTCACGGCATTGGCGTTGAAAGCCCGACGCAGCTTGCTATTTTAACACATGCGGCAGGAAAAGAAGAGAGCATTGCCGTGTTGCAGCTAAGCTTATTTGTCCTCGGATTGCTAGCGGCAACGATTGCGATGACGTTTTGCTTATCATGGGGATTTATGAAAGCGAGAATGCGAGAAACGTTATTTTTCCTTCTTGGCACATTGACAAGTGTCTACAGTTTATGGTTAGGGGCATCAATCATTATCGAAACGTGGAAAGGTGGCGTATAA
- a CDS encoding (2Fe-2S) ferredoxin domain-containing protein, with translation MTTWNLTGIKHHVLICNGGSCMRKGGEEVTNAIREEIARLELHSDVHTTRTRCNGRCEDACVVIVYPEGIWYQAVTPELGKQLVHHHLLRSEPITEAITYRYEQTKGLVLTRTDVAKGIGRR, from the coding sequence ATGACAACATGGAACTTAACAGGCATAAAACACCACGTATTGATTTGCAATGGTGGAAGCTGCATGCGGAAAGGGGGAGAGGAAGTCACGAATGCCATTCGCGAAGAAATTGCACGGCTTGAACTACATAGCGACGTGCATACAACGCGGACACGCTGCAACGGTCGTTGTGAAGATGCGTGTGTGGTGATTGTGTATCCCGAAGGTATTTGGTATCAGGCAGTCACACCTGAACTTGGCAAACAACTCGTACACCACCATTTGTTGCGTAGCGAACCGATAACGGAAGCAATAACATACCGATACGAACAAACGAAAGGACTTGTGTTGACACGGACAGATGTTGCTAAAGGGATTGGGAGGAGATAG
- the rraA gene encoding ribonuclease E activity regulator RraA produces the protein MKTADLCDQYVEKLQVCQLPLHSYGGKKEFSGPIATVDVFEDNVLVREALETVPNGTVLVVDGKGSRNCALLGDRLAQIACARGLAGVIINGCIRDSAEISTMPLGVMAIGTCPVKSKKEGKGSRDVVLEFGGVLWEPGAYVYADSDGIVISQTQISEK, from the coding sequence GTGAAAACAGCGGATTTATGCGATCAATATGTAGAAAAGTTGCAAGTTTGTCAGTTGCCGTTGCATTCGTATGGAGGAAAAAAAGAATTTTCCGGTCCGATTGCGACAGTCGATGTATTTGAAGATAACGTACTCGTTCGCGAGGCGCTGGAAACAGTTCCAAATGGAACGGTGTTAGTCGTTGACGGGAAAGGATCGCGGAATTGCGCGCTCCTTGGAGATCGCCTCGCGCAAATTGCATGCGCGCGCGGTCTTGCAGGGGTGATTATCAACGGCTGTATTCGTGACTCAGCAGAAATTTCTACCATGCCGCTTGGTGTCATGGCGATTGGGACGTGCCCAGTAAAGAGCAAAAAAGAAGGAAAAGGCTCGCGCGATGTGGTGCTTGAATTTGGTGGCGTGCTCTGGGAGCCAGGTGCCTATGTGTACGCCGACAGCGATGGCATCGTTATTTCTCAAACACAAATTTCTGAAAAATAA
- a CDS encoding DNA topoisomerase III, which translates to MKVIIAEKPDQGVTLASIFSTKKKQGYLEILPNELFPKGAYMTWAVGHLLQLAPPERYRPEWKQWKLETLPIIPDRFQYEVEKAKAKQFHIVKELLRKPEVTEIIHAGDAGREGELIVRNIIQMSGVKKPMKRLWISSLTPKAIEAGFRALLEENATRPLYEEAYARACADWIVGMNASRVYSILLKQKGMNDVFSAGRVQTPTLALIVKREKEIEQFRPEPFWEVLATFAINGKQYEGKWVKDGESRVNDQQLAEKIALFCAQKQAEVLDVKTERKVFQPPLLFNLSSLQATANKWYQFSPQKTLDVLQKLYQKGILSYPRSDSNYVTKGEAETFPDILQKLSQLPAYKPFFPLPTTTILHNKRYVNEKKVTDHYAIIPTEQVVDPDKLSADERNLYDLVVKRLLAAHYDDAIFDYTTVTTLVDGRATFLSKGKQQIQEGWRKIIVLHEEDDFLLPSLTEGERGKVVDVRVKESKTQPPKRYTEGQLITLMKTAGKFLENEALEKVLAKTEGLGTEATRAGIITMLKERKYIEVKKNQVYATDKAKVLIEAIGDKILASPEMTAKWEQRLNEIGEGKASASSFMEQVKKLAAKIVADALETSKTWEFTGIDTASIQRTTSKTTLGKSVGTCKYCGGTVLDKGEFYGCANYKKTKCSFTISKTILGKKISQTNVKKLLQHGKTDVIRGFKKGEKTFDAALVWDDNQKKVTFSFSKN; encoded by the coding sequence GTGAAAGTAATTATTGCAGAAAAACCAGACCAAGGTGTGACGTTAGCGTCCATTTTTTCTACGAAAAAAAAGCAAGGGTATCTGGAAATTTTGCCAAATGAATTATTCCCAAAAGGGGCGTATATGACATGGGCGGTTGGCCATCTATTACAGCTTGCCCCACCTGAGCGGTACCGCCCCGAATGGAAACAATGGAAGCTGGAGACGCTCCCGATTATCCCCGACCGTTTTCAATACGAAGTCGAAAAAGCGAAAGCAAAGCAGTTTCATATCGTAAAAGAACTACTGCGCAAGCCAGAAGTAACGGAAATTATTCATGCAGGCGATGCTGGACGGGAAGGGGAATTAATTGTCCGAAACATTATTCAAATGAGCGGTGTGAAAAAGCCGATGAAGCGGCTATGGATTTCGTCATTGACGCCAAAAGCAATCGAAGCGGGCTTTCGCGCGCTTTTAGAAGAAAATGCCACGCGACCGTTATACGAAGAAGCGTATGCGCGCGCGTGCGCAGACTGGATTGTCGGCATGAATGCTTCCCGTGTGTATAGCATTTTATTAAAACAAAAAGGCATGAACGATGTTTTTTCCGCCGGACGGGTGCAAACGCCAACATTGGCGCTCATTGTGAAGCGGGAAAAGGAAATTGAACAATTTCGTCCAGAACCGTTTTGGGAAGTGTTGGCGACATTTGCTATCAACGGCAAACAATATGAAGGAAAATGGGTGAAAGACGGAGAATCGCGAGTGAACGACCAACAATTGGCAGAAAAAATTGCCTTGTTTTGCGCACAAAAACAAGCAGAGGTGCTTGACGTAAAAACAGAGCGGAAAGTATTTCAGCCGCCGCTACTGTTTAATTTATCGTCACTACAAGCAACGGCAAATAAATGGTACCAATTTTCGCCGCAAAAGACGTTAGATGTTTTACAGAAGTTATACCAAAAAGGAATCTTGTCCTACCCACGCTCGGATTCGAACTATGTCACAAAAGGGGAGGCAGAAACGTTCCCAGACATTTTGCAAAAACTAAGCCAGTTGCCAGCCTACAAGCCATTTTTTCCGCTGCCAACGACAACGATTTTACATAATAAACGTTATGTAAACGAAAAGAAAGTAACCGACCATTACGCAATTATTCCGACGGAACAAGTAGTTGATCCCGACAAATTATCTGCCGATGAGCGCAACCTCTATGATTTAGTGGTCAAGCGGCTATTAGCAGCACATTACGACGATGCTATTTTTGACTACACAACGGTGACGACGCTCGTTGATGGGCGCGCAACGTTTTTATCCAAAGGAAAACAGCAAATTCAAGAAGGATGGCGCAAAATAATTGTACTGCACGAGGAAGACGACTTCTTGCTTCCATCGCTTACAGAAGGAGAGCGCGGAAAGGTCGTCGATGTTCGTGTCAAAGAGAGCAAAACGCAGCCGCCAAAGCGGTATACGGAAGGACAACTTATCACGCTAATGAAAACAGCTGGGAAATTTTTAGAAAACGAAGCGTTAGAAAAAGTGCTTGCGAAAACGGAAGGGCTTGGCACGGAAGCCACGCGGGCAGGCATTATTACGATGCTGAAAGAACGAAAATATATTGAAGTGAAGAAAAACCAAGTATACGCCACCGATAAAGCGAAAGTGTTGATCGAGGCGATTGGCGATAAAATTTTAGCGTCACCGGAAATGACAGCAAAATGGGAACAGCGGCTAAACGAGATTGGCGAAGGAAAGGCGTCCGCTTCTTCGTTTATGGAGCAAGTGAAAAAACTGGCGGCAAAAATCGTTGCCGATGCGCTCGAAACGTCAAAAACGTGGGAGTTTACAGGGATTGATACCGCCTCTATTCAGCGAACGACGTCAAAAACGACGCTCGGAAAATCAGTTGGCACGTGCAAATATTGCGGAGGAACGGTGCTTGACAAAGGCGAGTTTTACGGATGTGCCAACTATAAGAAAACGAAATGCTCATTTACCATTTCGAAAACCATTCTCGGTAAAAAAATTTCCCAAACAAACGTCAAAAAGCTGTTGCAGCATGGCAAAACAGATGTCATTAGAGGCTTTAAAAAAGGCGAAAAAACGTTTGATGCTGCTCTCGTCTGGGACGACAACCAAAAAAAGGTTACTTTCTCATTTTCGAAAAACTAA